A window of Saccopteryx leptura isolate mSacLep1 chromosome 5, mSacLep1_pri_phased_curated, whole genome shotgun sequence contains these coding sequences:
- the ATP5ME gene encoding ATP synthase subunit e, mitochondrial has protein sequence MVPPVQVSPLIKLGRYSALFLGVAYGAKRYSYLKPRAEEERRIAAEEKKKQDELKRIERELAEARDDSILK, from the exons ATGGTGCCGCCGGTGCAGGTCTCTCCGCTCATCAAG CTCGGCCGCTACTCCGCCCTGTTCCTCGGCGTGGCCTACGGAGCCAAGCGCTACA GTTACCTGAAACCTCGGgcagaagaggaaaggagaatagcggcggaggagaaaaagaagcaggATGAACTGAAACGGATTGAGAGAGAATTAGCAGAAG CCCGAGATGACAGCATACTGAAGTGA